The Thermodesulfobacteriota bacterium genome contains the following window.
CTGGGCCGACTCCCCCCGCCACAGGGACACCGCCACCAGGGTCAGCACCGCTCCGGCCACCAGGGCCAGGAAGAAGCCGAACAGGATCAGCAACCGCTTCATGGGACGCACCTCCTCAACCGAACGACTTGGGGGACGGAGACAGGCGAAGCCGCCGGGGGCCGAAAACGAGAAGAGCCGGGACCCCCGCTGGGGCCCCGGCTCGGCAAACGCCTCTCGAAGCGCCCCCCTACTCGGAGGAGCCGCCCCGGGCCTTGCGGGCCTGGAGGATCTTCTCCCCCAGGGTGGAGGCCGAGTTGGCCGCCATCTCCCGGTTGATGACGTCCAGCGCCTTCTTCTGGGCCAGCACCTCGGCGTCCTCGATGGCCTTCATCGACAGGCTGATCTTGCGCTCCTCCTGGTCGATGTTGAGCACCTCGGCCTGGATCTCCTGACCCACCTGGACCACCTTGGAGATGTCGTCGACCTTCTCGCTGGAGAGCTCGCTCACGTGCACCAGGCCCTCGATCCCCGGCTCCAGCTCGACGAACAGGCCGAAGTCGGTGATGTTGGTGACCTTGCCCTGCACGAGGAAGCCGGCCCGGTACCGGGTGTGGATGCCGGCCCAGGGGTCGGGCTCGAGCTGCTTGATGCCCAGGCTGAACCGCTCGCTCTCCTTGTCCACGTTCAGGACCACCGCCTCCACCTCGTCGCCCACGTTGTAGAGGGTGCCGGGGTGGGTAACCCGCTTGGTCCAGGACAGGTCACTCACGTGGATGAGGCCGTCGATGCCCTCCTCCACGCCCAGGAACAGGCCGAAGTCGGTGATGTTGCGGATCTGTCCGCGCACCACCGTGCCCACCGGGTAGCGATCTTCGAGCAGGTCCCAGGGGTTGGGCTGGCACTGCTTCATCCCCAGCGAGATGCGGCGGCGGTTGGTGTCGAGATTGAGGACCATCACCTCGACTTCCTGCCCGATGGACACCTTTTCGCTGGGGTGGTTCACCCGCTTGGTCCAGCTCATCTCCGAGATGTGCACGAGCCCCTCGATCCCGGGCTCGAGCTCCACGAAGGAGCCGTAGTCGGTGATGGACACCACCTTGCCCATGATCCGGGAGCCGATGGCGTACTTCTCCTCGGCGGTGGTCCAGGGGTCGGGCTGGAGCTGCTTGAAGCCCAGGCTCACCCGCTCGCGCTCGGGGTCGAAGGACAGAACCTTCACCGTGACCTCGTCGCCGATGTCGAAGACCTCCGAGGGGTGGTTCACCCGGCCCCAGCTCATGTCGGTGACGTGGAGCAGGCCGTCGATGCCCCCCAGGTCGATGAAGGCGCCGTAGTCGGTGATGTTCTTGACCACGCCCTGGAGCACCGCGCCCTCTTCGAGGCGCTTCAAGGTCTCCTTGCGGTGGGTCTCGCGCTCCTTCTCCAGGAGCACCCGGCGGGAGAGCACGATGTTGCCCCGGCGCCGGTTGAACTTGATGATCTTGAACTTGTAGCTCTCGCCAATGAGCTTCTCGAGCTGGCGCACGGGGCGCAGGGCCACCTGAGAGCCGGGAAGGAACGCCCGCACCCCGATGTCCACCGAGAGGCC
Protein-coding sequences here:
- a CDS encoding 30S ribosomal protein S1, translated to MMTQTTQDHRMEEDLDFAAMLEASERGAEEGSVASGRVIKLSNDFAVVDIGYKSEGLVPLSEFRDAEGKVTVKVGDQVDVLVEALENEDGMILLSKDKADKIRVWDAISKAAENDEEVEGRIVARIKGGLSVDIGVRAFLPGSQVALRPVRQLEKLIGESYKFKIIKFNRRRGNIVLSRRVLLEKERETHRKETLKRLEEGAVLQGVVKNITDYGAFIDLGGIDGLLHVTDMSWGRVNHPSEVFDIGDEVTVKVLSFDPERERVSLGFKQLQPDPWTTAEEKYAIGSRIMGKVVSITDYGSFVELEPGIEGLVHISEMSWTKRVNHPSEKVSIGQEVEVMVLNLDTNRRRISLGMKQCQPNPWDLLEDRYPVGTVVRGQIRNITDFGLFLGVEEGIDGLIHVSDLSWTKRVTHPGTLYNVGDEVEAVVLNVDKESERFSLGIKQLEPDPWAGIHTRYRAGFLVQGKVTNITDFGLFVELEPGIEGLVHVSELSSEKVDDISKVVQVGQEIQAEVLNIDQEERKISLSMKAIEDAEVLAQKKALDVINREMAANSASTLGEKILQARKARGGSSE